A region of Candidatus Latescibacterota bacterium DNA encodes the following proteins:
- a CDS encoding DUF885 family protein: MTFKFTPTIIVSTLLSVLTVISMSLSCTKKEDFQGSLSALDSLIEESVSLHSHLHPLRSSRLGITGSDSRLFTFSSQEIDRSIEKIDAILKGISTLPANHFDDNRLDESTMLIRWLQGEAYALEELQLFRTNPLIYTWMLEEAIYLIPSRHTRASDQEFEDYSKRLSRIPGLISNAVLLLDNPAEIVIGPAAFSTRSILDDTGNIRKMIRDRYGRVPSSLAVAMESIESFHEYLIHDLLERSRGRFILGTEVLSDIYRYSEQIDIELEKSSTEAEKSIRKYRSQINSIERNPELRESEHSMSPDSGIRAVLDSIEASLDSKKTFGPIGKTPFSLLRRTPPPLHEILPANPYLVIPDRRNVDIYSPGPELFSDGPCTRSIFAARGAERTSTPYMVYELYGVSSAVWEAGRQLCSNGTPALRLLSSELFFTCWKIHNLKELSSIASGMKMKIRKIHLENKIDDLTMMIVVFRLHSGSFTVDSATDFIASTLDIPVDEAMYKVSIAASLPSAALPGIATIMADEMVRQASTVRGERYPRKRVRRKMLENCGMPFSLIMDEIEH, encoded by the coding sequence GTGACTTTCAAATTTACCCCTACAATAATTGTATCGACATTGTTATCCGTACTGACTGTAATATCAATGTCTCTCTCCTGCACGAAAAAGGAAGATTTTCAGGGCAGCCTGTCAGCACTTGACTCTCTCATCGAAGAATCGGTCTCACTCCATTCCCACCTTCATCCGCTCAGGAGTTCGAGGTTGGGAATCACCGGTTCCGATTCCCGTCTTTTCACCTTCTCCAGCCAGGAGATCGATCGATCCATCGAAAAGATCGACGCTATTCTCAAGGGAATCTCGACCCTGCCGGCAAACCATTTTGACGACAACAGGCTTGATGAATCAACAATGTTGATCAGATGGCTTCAGGGGGAAGCTTATGCTCTGGAGGAACTTCAGCTCTTCAGGACAAACCCTCTTATCTATACATGGATGCTTGAAGAGGCCATTTACCTTATACCATCCAGACACACCAGGGCATCCGATCAGGAATTCGAGGATTACAGCAAAAGATTGTCCAGGATTCCCGGACTTATCTCCAACGCTGTCCTGCTGCTCGATAACCCGGCGGAGATAGTGATCGGTCCTGCCGCATTCTCAACACGTTCCATTCTCGATGATACGGGCAATATCCGCAAGATGATCAGGGATAGATACGGCAGGGTCCCTTCTTCGTTAGCCGTCGCGATGGAAAGCATAGAATCATTTCACGAATACCTCATCCATGATCTCCTTGAAAGATCTCGTGGACGATTTATTCTAGGCACAGAAGTCCTGTCCGACATCTACAGATATTCCGAACAGATCGATATTGAGTTGGAGAAAAGCTCTACCGAGGCCGAAAAGTCGATAAGAAAATACAGATCCCAGATCAATTCCATCGAACGGAACCCTGAATTAAGAGAATCAGAACACTCCATGTCTCCTGATTCCGGGATCAGGGCCGTTCTTGATTCGATTGAAGCCAGCCTGGACTCGAAAAAGACATTCGGACCGATCGGCAAGACCCCTTTCAGTCTGCTCCGTCGCACTCCGCCCCCCCTTCATGAGATACTGCCTGCAAATCCATACCTTGTCATACCGGATCGAAGGAATGTCGATATATATTCACCAGGGCCGGAGTTATTTTCTGACGGACCATGTACCCGTTCCATCTTCGCCGCAAGGGGAGCGGAAAGGACCTCGACCCCATACATGGTATATGAACTTTACGGCGTTTCCTCCGCTGTGTGGGAGGCAGGAAGACAGCTCTGCTCAAACGGCACCCCTGCCTTGAGACTCCTGTCCAGCGAACTTTTCTTTACATGCTGGAAAATACATAATCTCAAGGAATTGTCATCCATTGCGAGCGGGATGAAGATGAAGATAAGAAAGATCCATCTTGAAAACAAGATCGACGACCTCACAATGATGATAGTGGTCTTCAGGCTTCACTCAGGATCGTTCACTGTCGATTCTGCCACTGACTTTATCGCCTCCACCCTTGACATCCCTGTCGACGAGGCAATGTACAAAGTCTCCATCGCTGCATCTCTGCCTTCGGCCGCCCTGCCGGGAATCGCTACAATAATGGCCGATGAGATGGTCAGGCAGGCATCGACCGTAAGAGGCGAAAGATATCCGAGGAAAAGGGTTCGACGGAAAATGCTTGAAAACTGCGGAATGCCTTTCAGTTTGA
- a CDS encoding cytochrome c biogenesis protein ResB encodes MKINRISNLISHKLAIVVISTLFAATVFGWLLGEVFPPDFQTELEKYNVEWGEFSVRLSILLRLYDPFHSFWYTSVLLLFFIVLLLCIVTRARQFVKRSLIVSPPDDRELILRGNEKRVVEWLVPLGTSEDARDPLVHFTRKHENTGTIDDESLVDLTRDVMDVFKGRKYKVASEIRPGLVLFRAVSGRWRFIGNLVFHAGLLLITAGGMIGSLMGDSAFFQGGRGEIIPLPGGDAFVRVDEFRIIMGRDGGISDYISTLSIIDSTGTVIKAGEIEVNKPMKHGPVNIYQSSYSIGEGFAWVDIEYRAGGSNISRDLRLRPGEKALLSDSVWSIIPGRFFPDFRMGSRGPYSASATMTNPAVTVHIVSSADTVSGYLFLRYPQFNTNFGSEILLSVKDIEPEYLTGLEVSVNPGTGAMLAGMFLSAVGLILLYAMSFRVISGFLDRERLVFSMGKMKMAVSSRTEMRMIDRQIRERVVSLIGDMTDK; translated from the coding sequence GTGAAAATAAACAGGATCTCGAACCTCATAAGTCACAAGCTGGCAATAGTTGTAATATCGACGCTTTTCGCCGCTACCGTTTTCGGTTGGTTGCTCGGTGAAGTGTTTCCGCCTGACTTCCAGACGGAACTTGAGAAATACAACGTGGAATGGGGCGAATTCTCCGTCAGGTTGTCGATTCTTCTCCGTCTTTATGACCCATTTCACTCGTTCTGGTACACATCTGTCCTTTTGCTTTTCTTCATCGTTCTTCTGCTTTGCATAGTCACAAGGGCGAGGCAGTTTGTGAAAAGGTCATTGATCGTATCGCCGCCGGATGACCGGGAGCTGATCCTGCGGGGGAATGAAAAGAGAGTGGTGGAATGGCTCGTCCCTCTCGGTACGAGTGAGGATGCCAGGGATCCGCTCGTTCATTTTACAAGGAAGCATGAGAATACGGGAACCATAGATGATGAGAGTCTGGTCGATCTGACCAGGGATGTAATGGATGTGTTCAAGGGCAGAAAGTATAAGGTTGCCAGCGAGATACGGCCCGGACTCGTTCTGTTCAGGGCAGTATCCGGACGCTGGAGGTTCATAGGCAATCTCGTTTTTCATGCCGGGTTGCTGTTGATCACAGCTGGAGGAATGATCGGGAGTCTCATGGGCGATTCAGCGTTCTTTCAGGGTGGACGAGGCGAGATCATCCCTCTGCCGGGTGGCGATGCGTTTGTGAGGGTCGATGAATTCCGGATCATCATGGGGCGTGATGGTGGGATCAGCGACTATATTTCGACGCTATCTATCATCGACAGTACGGGTACTGTCATCAAGGCCGGGGAGATAGAAGTCAACAAACCCATGAAGCACGGTCCTGTAAATATCTACCAGAGCTCATATTCGATCGGAGAGGGATTTGCATGGGTGGATATCGAATATCGGGCCGGCGGATCGAATATTTCCAGGGATCTCAGACTCAGGCCGGGGGAGAAGGCTCTTCTGTCTGATTCGGTATGGAGCATAATTCCGGGAAGGTTTTTCCCCGACTTCAGGATGGGAAGCAGGGGTCCGTATTCGGCCAGTGCCACGATGACGAATCCCGCGGTGACGGTACATATAGTATCTTCCGCGGATACAGTGTCGGGGTATCTGTTCCTGAGATATCCGCAGTTCAATACGAATTTTGGTAGCGAGATCCTTCTTTCAGTGAAGGATATTGAACCCGAGTATCTTACCGGTCTGGAAGTGAGTGTCAACCCTGGTACAGGCGCAATGTTGGCAGGAATGTTTCTGTCAGCGGTGGGGCTCATTCTTCTGTACGCGATGAGTTTTCGTGTCATCTCCGGATTTCTTGACCGGGAAAGACTTGTTTTCTCCATGGGTAAAATGAAAATGGCCGTCAGTTCGAGAACCGAGATGAGGATGATAGATAGACAGATCCGTGAACGGGTGGTTAGTCTCATCGGGGATATGACTGATAAATGA
- the ccsB gene encoding c-type cytochrome biogenesis protein CcsB, with protein sequence MTDMLDIRLFWIGFWVYLASFIFFTAYSASKKRPAGIIAMGLFIAALVLNTAALIVRWIVSSHPPMATMYEYSLILAWVVGLLFLYLTAKFRKIGLGVVISPILIMVLVIASMLPKRASALMPALQSYWFYIHVSLAAISEGAFIFAAGAGILYLMRKESSGKASILPSRELAGELVSRGIRIGYPLFTIGALFAGAIWAHYAWGRFWSWDPKETGALVIWLFYTLVLHQEVRGRWKEKTLAIMSIVGLLIILLSFLGNLFLGGLHAYI encoded by the coding sequence TTGACTGACATGCTTGACATAAGACTTTTCTGGATCGGGTTCTGGGTCTACCTTGCATCATTCATATTTTTTACTGCATATTCGGCTTCGAAAAAAAGACCTGCTGGAATAATAGCGATGGGGCTGTTCATAGCGGCTCTTGTTCTGAACACCGCGGCCCTGATCGTGAGGTGGATCGTAAGTTCTCATCCTCCGATGGCGACGATGTACGAGTATTCATTGATACTAGCCTGGGTAGTCGGGTTGCTTTTTCTCTACCTCACGGCGAAGTTCAGGAAGATCGGATTGGGGGTTGTGATATCCCCGATCCTGATAATGGTACTGGTCATAGCGTCGATGCTTCCAAAGCGCGCGTCAGCCCTGATGCCGGCTCTGCAGAGTTACTGGTTCTATATACATGTCTCTCTTGCGGCGATATCGGAGGGAGCATTCATCTTTGCCGCGGGTGCAGGCATCCTGTACCTGATGAGAAAGGAGTCATCCGGCAAAGCCAGCATCCTTCCTTCCAGGGAGCTTGCCGGGGAACTGGTCTCTCGCGGAATCAGGATTGGCTATCCACTGTTTACGATCGGTGCCCTTTTCGCGGGCGCCATCTGGGCTCATTATGCCTGGGGCAGATTCTGGAGCTGGGACCCGAAAGAGACCGGCGCTCTGGTAATATGGTTGTTTTACACTCTGGTCCTTCATCAGGAAGTGCGAGGCAGATGGAAGGAAAAGACTCTGGCGATCATGTCGATAGTAGGGCTGCTGATAATCCTGCTTTCTTTCCTGGGAAACCTTTTTCTTGGAGGACTTCACGCCTATATCTGA
- a CDS encoding T9SS type A sorting domain-containing protein, translating to MRPKLSGYRLERGSATLKTRRAILKMISVSIGLAGLLVFLPEVVTALEGWQDDIRLSDDPDISFPPPNNGKFIAIDHDGAVHVVWADYRDRNFEIYHRYRSSGVWSTEERLTFTDADSKRPVLAVDDLGRVHLVYNDLSEGNKEIYHMIWDGSWSMPDRVSMTPGDSYASCLATDGLTLHLVYQEEVNGYLQVIYRSRDVFTWSPPEQISFIESGMSMVPTVAVGPDGTVHVAWWDTRVDPDETAEGRIAYRSKTSSWSEEEIASGPAADAMRPNIIVDDSGTVFVAWIDKREIYEQIYYNIRSTEGWATESQLTIGSYTHYHPSLAASEGKLHLIYWGNSPSASNAGVFYSVWDYQSWSPPVRLSDTGSMASLCTLAAEADGTLHAAWKDTRDGNEEIYYNTLIPNGTGVEDGEGEEGPDIGDLSLFMDIAPNPSAGDVRISMKIPIPSDIYLRVYDVKGRIIRRLSSGHFESGVYPFIWDGRNDSGNMAAGGIYFIRCNVGKKRISGKVILLRY from the coding sequence ATGCGTCCCAAGTTGTCCGGATACAGGCTGGAGAGAGGATCTGCTACTTTGAAAACAAGACGGGCTATCCTGAAAATGATATCAGTGTCGATCGGCCTTGCCGGTTTGCTCGTTTTTCTTCCCGAAGTGGTGACAGCGCTGGAAGGCTGGCAGGATGATATAAGGTTGTCCGACGATCCGGACATATCCTTCCCCCCTCCCAACAATGGCAAGTTCATCGCTATCGATCATGATGGGGCTGTCCATGTCGTCTGGGCAGACTACCGTGACAGAAATTTTGAGATCTATCACAGATACAGATCGAGTGGTGTCTGGTCGACCGAAGAAAGGCTTACATTCACAGACGCAGATTCAAAACGCCCGGTCCTTGCAGTCGATGACCTTGGAAGGGTCCATCTGGTCTATAACGACCTGTCAGAAGGTAACAAGGAGATCTACCACATGATCTGGGACGGCTCATGGAGTATGCCTGACAGGGTCTCCATGACACCGGGAGATTCCTATGCGTCATGCCTGGCAACAGACGGGTTGACCCTGCACCTGGTCTATCAGGAGGAGGTCAACGGGTACCTGCAGGTCATTTACAGGTCGCGAGATGTATTCACATGGTCTCCGCCCGAACAGATATCCTTTATCGAATCGGGCATGAGCATGGTCCCTACTGTGGCTGTGGGACCGGACGGGACTGTTCATGTCGCCTGGTGGGATACGAGAGTCGATCCCGACGAAACGGCTGAGGGAAGGATCGCCTACAGGTCGAAGACTTCATCCTGGTCCGAAGAGGAGATCGCATCGGGGCCCGCCGCTGATGCCATGCGGCCCAATATAATTGTCGATGACAGCGGGACGGTATTTGTAGCCTGGATCGACAAAAGAGAAATCTACGAACAGATATACTACAACATCAGAAGCACGGAGGGCTGGGCCACTGAAAGTCAGCTGACTATCGGGTCATATACTCATTACCATCCGAGCCTGGCAGCCAGCGAGGGAAAACTCCACCTGATCTACTGGGGCAATTCTCCCTCTGCCTCAAATGCCGGTGTATTTTATTCGGTCTGGGACTACCAGTCCTGGTCCCCGCCCGTCCGCCTTTCGGATACCGGATCGATGGCATCTCTCTGCACACTGGCGGCTGAGGCGGATGGTACGCTGCATGCCGCATGGAAGGATACCAGGGATGGAAACGAAGAGATATACTACAACACCCTGATTCCCAACGGAACGGGGGTCGAGGATGGAGAGGGGGAAGAAGGCCCGGATATCGGGGACCTGTCCCTGTTCATGGACATCGCCCCTAATCCTTCGGCAGGCGATGTGAGAATATCGATGAAGATCCCCATACCATCCGACATCTACCTTCGTGTCTATGACGTGAAAGGGCGGATCATCAGAAGGCTGTCATCGGGCCATTTCGAAAGTGGTGTCTATCCGTTCATATGGGACGGCAGGAATGACTCGGGCAATATGGCAGCCGGCGGCATATATTTCATCCGCTGCAATGTCGGAAAGAAAAGGATATCAGGGAAAGTGATACTCCTGAGATACTGA